A section of the Lepidochelys kempii isolate rLepKem1 chromosome 4, rLepKem1.hap2, whole genome shotgun sequence genome encodes:
- the EREG gene encoding proepiregulin, translating into MDAGGCPRMRSALLCLGFYLLQAVFGTTVIPLCEPNEMENCTTALIQTENNPRVAQVGITRCKAEMQDYCFHGQCMYLVDLDEHYCRCDVGFSGVRCVHSELLKQHLSKEYLALTVILILFFLITILVTTYYLYKWYQNKKERQANNQEYKEVDVHEKNSALLP; encoded by the exons ATGGACGCCGGTGGCTGCCCGAGGATGCGGAGCGCGCTGCTTTGCCTCG GCTTTTATCTATTGCAAGCTGTCTTTGGTACAACAGTGATCCCGTTATGTGAACCAAATGAAATGGAAAACTGTACCACAGCGCTGA TTCAGACGGAGAATAACCCGCGGGTGGCTCAAGTTGGGATAACCAGATGCAAGGCTGAAATGCAAGACTACTGCTTCCATGGGCAGTGCATGTACCTTGTGGACCTAGACGAACATTACTGTAG GTGTGATGTAGGCTTCTCCGGGGTCCGATGTGTGCATTCGGAACTTCTCAAACAGCACCTGAGCAAAGAATATTTGGCACTGACCGTTATTTTAATCCTATTTTTCCTCATTACAATCTTGGTTACAACATACTACTTATACAAATG GTACCAAAACAAGAAGGAGAGGCAAGCCAACAACCAAGAATACAAGGAGGTTGATGTCCATGAGAAGAACTCAGCGCTGCTTCCCTAG